Proteins encoded within one genomic window of Triticum aestivum cultivar Chinese Spring chromosome 2D, IWGSC CS RefSeq v2.1, whole genome shotgun sequence:
- the LOC123051568 gene encoding peroxidase 2, which yields MASTSSLSAVLLLCLAVAASAQLSPTFYQTTCPNALATIKAAVTAAVNKENRMGASLLRLHFHDCFVQGCDASVLLSGMEQNAIPNVMSLRGFEVIDSIKAQLETMCKQTVSCADILTVAARDSVVALGGPSWTVPLGRRDSTNANEAAANNELPPPFFDLVNLTQSFGDKGFTVTDMVALSGAHTIGQAQCQNFRDRLYNETNINSGFATSLKANCPQPTGSGDRNLANLDVSTPYSFDNAYYSNLKSQKGLLHSDQVLFTGTGGGTDNIVNNFASNPAAFSSAFASAMVKMGNLSPLTGSQGQVRISCSKVN from the exons ATGGCCTCTACTTCGTCTCTATCAGCCGTGTTGCTCTTGTGCCTGGCCGTGGCGGCGTCGGCGCAGCTGTCGCCGACGTTCTACCAAACGACGTGCCCGAACGCTCTGGCCACCATCAAGGCCGCCGTGACGGCCGCAGTGAACAAGGAGAACCGCATGGGCGCGTCGCTGCTCCGGCTgcacttccacgactgcttcgtccaA GGTTGTGACGCATCTGTTCTGCTGTCTGGCATGGAACAAAACGCTATCCCGAACGTGATGTCGCTGCGAGGCTTTGAAGTCATCGATAGCATCAAGGCGCAGCTCGAGACCATGTGCAAGCAGaccgtctcctgcgccgacatcctCACCGTCGCTGCCCGCGACTCTGTCGTCGCC TTAGGAGGGCCTTCGTGGACGGTTCCTCTTGGAAGGAGGGACTCCACCAACGCAAACGAAGCGGCGGCGAACAACGAGCTACCTCCCCCATTCTTCGACCTCGTTAACCTCACCCAGTCCTTCGGTGACAAGGGCTTCACCGTGACCgacatggtcgccctctccggcgCCCACACCATCGGGCAGGCGCAGTGCCAGAACTTTAGGGACAGACTCTACAACGAGACCAACATCAACTCCGGCTTCGCGACGTCGCTCAAAGCCAACTGCCCCCAGCCGACCGGCTCGGGCGACCGCAACCTGGCCAATCTGGACGTGTCGACCCCATACTCCTTTGACAACGCTTACTACAGCAACCTCAAGTCCCAGAAGGGGCTCCTGCACTCCGACCAGGTGCTATTCACCGGCACCGGCGGCGGCACCGACAACATCGTCAACAACTTCGCAAGCAACCCAGCGGCGTTCAGCAGCGCCTTTGCCTCGGCCATGGTGAAGATGGGGAACCTTAGCCCGTTGACCGGCTCACAGGGCCAGGTCAGGATCAGCTGCTCCAAGGTGAATTAA